In Leopardus geoffroyi isolate Oge1 chromosome D1, O.geoffroyi_Oge1_pat1.0, whole genome shotgun sequence, a single window of DNA contains:
- the MRPL23 gene encoding 39S ribosomal protein L23, mitochondrial yields MARNVLYPLYQLGNPQLRVFRTNFFIRLVRPGTAQPEDTVQFRIPMEMTRVDVRNYLERIYNVPVAAVRTRVQHGSNRKRDYRNVRVKKPDYKVAYVQLAHGQTFTFPDLFPEKKQSPDGSPSDEDIQDRLLDEQRRRQSRDPRRGGVPGWFGL; encoded by the exons ATGGCGCGGAATGTGTT GTACCCTCTGTACCAGCTGGGCAACCCCCAGCTCCGTGTCTTCCGAACAAACTTCTTCATTCGGCTGGTGCGGCCCGGCACGGCCCAGCCCGAGGACACCGTGCAGTTCCGGATCCCCATGGA GATGACCAGGGTGGACGTCAGGAATTACCTTGAGCGCATCTACAACGTGCCCGTGGCCGCCGTGCGGACGAGGGTGCAGCACG GTTCCAACAGGAAGAGGGATTACAGAAACGTCAGGGTGAAGAAACCAGACTACAAGGTGGCCTATGTGCAGCTG GCGCACGGACAGACCTTCACGTTCCCCGATCTGTTTCCCGAGAAAAAGCAGAGCCCTGACGGCAGCCCGAGCGACGAAGACATCCAGGACAGGCTCCTGGAtgagcagcggcggcggcagagCCGGGACCCGCGGCGTGGTGGTGTCCCCGGCTGGTTCGGCCTGTGA